In Flavobacteriales bacterium, a genomic segment contains:
- a CDS encoding T9SS type A sorting domain-containing protein, which yields MINKSLLILFFLINWQISYSQVWVEPGATWHFDWTGLSEGGFIKTTYDNDTVIEGINCQMLHSYRFTFFATMNDDIIFIDSSLQETNYTFVSGDTVFYYRNDQFFILYNFGAQIGDSWMVSNNSDWDYYCDNNSYVYVTDTGTVTINGLSLRTITLEPDSNAGIGFQGTAVEKFGIGYGNTSNYVEFLYPFPRAVQCSALTETGSIIEWYRYKFKCFEDEGFELYNPSGEDCQYHLTQDIPEFTGGKPKLDVYGYQNIMFFKGNGYAEVYSLTGQKLSHIPVEGETSISFNKGYYLVKIITDDREFVKKIILRG from the coding sequence ATGATCAACAAATCACTTTTAATTTTATTCTTTCTCATAAACTGGCAAATTTCTTACTCCCAAGTTTGGGTAGAACCAGGAGCGACCTGGCATTTTGACTGGACAGGTCTTTCTGAAGGAGGATTCATTAAAACAACTTACGATAACGATACAGTGATTGAAGGGATAAATTGCCAAATGTTGCACTCTTATAGGTTTACATTTTTTGCAACAATGAACGATGACATTATTTTTATAGATAGCTCTCTTCAGGAAACTAACTACACATTTGTTTCGGGAGACACTGTATTCTATTATCGCAACGACCAATTCTTTATCCTTTATAATTTCGGAGCTCAAATAGGTGATTCATGGATGGTTTCTAATAATAGTGACTGGGACTATTATTGTGACAACAACTCATATGTTTATGTCACCGATACAGGAACGGTAACTATCAATGGACTTAGCCTTAGAACAATAACCTTGGAGCCAGATTCGAACGCCGGAATAGGCTTTCAAGGTACTGCGGTAGAAAAGTTTGGGATTGGATATGGCAATACGAGTAATTATGTCGAATTCCTTTATCCTTTTCCAAGAGCTGTTCAATGTTCAGCATTAACAGAAACAGGGAGTATTATTGAATGGTATAGATATAAATTTAAATGCTTCGAGGATGAAGGTTTTGAACTCTACAATCCTTCTGGAGAAGACTGTCAATATCACCTAACACAAGATATTCCTGAATTTACCGGTGGGAAACCCAAATTAGACGTGTACGGTTATCAAAATATCATGTTTTTTAAAGGAAACGGTTACGCTGAAGTCTATAGCTTAACAGGACAGAAATTGAGTCATATTCCAGTAGAAGGAGAGACATCCATTTCCTTTAATAAAGGCTACTATCTTGTTAAAATTATCACCGATGACCGTGAGTTCGTCAAGAAAATAATTTTGAGGGGGTAA